The region TCCGTACAGGCGATCTTGTACTCCTCGGCGTGCTTCTTGTGCGCGAACTCAACGAGGGCCTTCGTGTGGCTGGGCCACAGGGTGGAATTCATGGTCATCACATCCGGAGCGTCCGCCGCCACGGCCATGAGGGCTCCCACAAACAGAGCCACGGCAACGCAAACCGACGGGCCAAACCAACGTTTTCCTTTCACGGTGTCACCTCCTTTCCCTCATACAGTTTGAGTTTGTGATTCCATTCACGCCCGCTATTCTAGTGAGCATGTCATGAAGCCGTCAAGGCTTTTTGGCCTTCAAATCGTTCCTTGACAGATCAGGAACGCCTTGGAGTATATAGGACAAAAAAGATGTGCTGGGCAGATCTCTCAAGAGGAGGCTTGTGATGCTGTTTATGGCCATCTATAGCTACGCTCCGGAAGATCGCGACCGCGTCATTCAGCGTACGGAACAACTTCCCGAAGTGCCGGGAACGGCCATGAAGGGGGAGTGGTTCGATGTGACGGGGCATCGCGTGTTTCGGCTTTTCGAAGCAGAAGATGAGACGCATCTCGCGGCGGCCGTCTTTCAGTGGACGGATTTAGGCGTGGCCGAAGTGGTGCCGGTGATGGAGACCAAAAAGGCGTTGAAGCTTTTGCGGCGAACATCGAAGAAACCCTAGGTTTGGTTCGACCGGGCCACCGGTCATCGCGGCGCAACCGGCCCGGCTAGATGGCGCCCTGCGGGTTTTCTACAGAAAAGAGTTTGAGCGGGGCGAGGCGTCGCTGTGGCTGTGTGGGGCTTCATGAGCGGTGAGCGGGACGGCTGAGCGCAGGCCGAGGAAGGCAACTCCTCGAAGGGCCCAAGAGCGGTCGAGAGAAACCTTCTCGAACACGAAGTCACGTCGACGGTTTCTGGGGAAAATTAAGGAAAGGAGAGAAAAGGCCCGCTTGCATTGACTCTAAGTACGCTGGGCGACGTCCGGGATGGTGCCCCGAAAAGAGCACGGGGAGAATAGGGAAGGCGGTGCAAAGCCGCCACGCTGGGCCGGCGCTGTAAGCGGGGATGCCTTCGGAAAAAAGCCACTGATTCCGGTCGTGAATCGGGAAGGCCCGAAGAGTCAGAAGATCCGCAAGTCAGAAGACCTGCCACCCGGACAATGAGTGGACCGAAAGTTTACCTGCGCCTCAAGGTAAGCCTTCGAGGTCTTGGGACCTCGAAGGCTTTTTTGTTGGAAAAGCGACAAATCAAGAGGGGAGTGGCATGCCTATGGAAAAAGAGCTTCAAAGCATTGTGGCCCGTATTGAACCGGCGGATTCGCACTGGGAAAAGCTCGCCTGGGAAAGACTGCGGTCTCAAATTCGGCCGAGAGGCTCCTTGGGACGGCTGGAGGAGATGGCCGCGCGACTGGGAGCCATCTTCCGAAGCGTGTCGCCCAGTGTGAGCAGAAAAATCATTTTCACCATGGCCGGTGATCACGGTGTAGCCGAAGAAGGCGTCAGTGCCTACCCGCAGGAAGTCACGGCGCAGATGGTCTTTAGTTTTCTCAAGGGCTGGGCGTCCATCAATATCTTGGCGGATCATGTGGGGGCTGAGGTGCGCGTGGTGGATTTGGGCGTGGCCTCCGATCTTCCTGAGGACTGGGCCGTGATTCGACGTAAGATCGGCAAAGGGACGCGCAACATAACGAAAGGACCGGCCATGGAACGCCATGAAGCTGTTCGTGGCCTAGTGGAGGGGGCTCGCCTGGTCATGGACGCCGTTCAAGACGAAGGTTTTCATCTGGTGGGCACAGGGGACATGGGCATCGGCAACACGACGCCGTCCACGGCCATCGTCGCGACCCTGACGGGGAAGCCCGTCAAGGACCTCA is a window of Desulfosoma caldarium DNA encoding:
- the cobT gene encoding nicotinate-nucleotide--dimethylbenzimidazole phosphoribosyltransferase — translated: MEKELQSIVARIEPADSHWEKLAWERLRSQIRPRGSLGRLEEMAARLGAIFRSVSPSVSRKIIFTMAGDHGVAEEGVSAYPQEVTAQMVFSFLKGWASINILADHVGAEVRVVDLGVASDLPEDWAVIRRKIGKGTRNITKGPAMERHEAVRGLVEGARLVMDAVQDEGFHLVGTGDMGIGNTTPSTAIVATLTGKPVKDLTGRGTGIDDAAWNRKVRAVERALAVNRPNAADPVDVLAKVGGYEIAGLAGAVLGAAAVRTPVVCDGFIATAGALIACQLAPFAKDYLFVSHRSQEVGHGAMIELLGLSPLLDLSMRLGEGTGAALAISLVEASARVLRDIKTFEEAGVTDTGR
- a CDS encoding DUF3303 domain-containing protein, which translates into the protein MLFMAIYSYAPEDRDRVIQRTEQLPEVPGTAMKGEWFDVTGHRVFRLFEAEDETHLAAAVFQWTDLGVAEVVPVMETKKALKLLRRTSKKP